One part of the Tachysurus fulvidraco isolate hzauxx_2018 chromosome 23, HZAU_PFXX_2.0, whole genome shotgun sequence genome encodes these proteins:
- the LOC113641986 gene encoding solute carrier family 26 member 9 → MHRDCPRYSVDRPAYSQQDFDEEFNRKRRNYPLGEKVRKIFRCSSGRLKSLFFRHLPVLSWLPKYNFRQNLVCDVISGVSAGTIQVPQGMAFALLANLPPVNGLYSSFFPLIPYFFMGTAHQMVPGTFAVLSIMVGIVCLQLAPESDYSYFNTTLNATIVDEQKMNEARLAISGTLACLTAIIQIGLGMMQFGFVAIYLSESFVRGFMTAAGLQILISVLKYIFGIIVPPYSGPLAIIYTLIDICKGLPRTNIASLVFALASSVVLIIVKELSTRYRHKIPYPIPIEIIVVVVATALSGPLDLPEKYHIDVVGEIPLGFPSPILPRVLEWGEMLSTAFSLAIVGYVINLAMGRTLATKHGYDVDPNQEMLALGFSNLLGGFFKIHVICCALSVTLAVDSAGGSSQFASLCVMVVVMVTMLALGAFLKPLPKSVLGALIAVNLKNTLLQISDPYYLWKKNKLDCCVWVVSFLATFFLSLPYGVAIGVSFSILVVIFQTQFRNGSEMAQVLDTDLYKNPKVYQKIKAIEGVKIVSYCSPLYFANAEIFRRKVIKKTGLDPGKMILARKKFLKKQQEKENQEIKAKHSQEKAAARKRKVSSLVTMKVQTISQIDLQSDFYTVGVGSDNMPMSYINPYCDIINPADQLPEKVSASSPPVMMEMQPVPFHTLILDLGGVCFIDLMGIKVLTKMSNTYSMLGIRLYLANVQAQVFEELEAGGGFEESRITPNHIFLSVHDAILFAQHKSLTPVTTEQEDKTRVKLAFDIEDEQDLEQELF, encoded by the exons ATGCACCGAGATTGTCCTCGCTATTCAGTAGACCGACCAGCCTACTCTCAACAAGATTTTGATGAGGAGTTTAACAGGAAAAGGAGGAACTATCCTTTGGGGGAGAAAGTCAGAAAGATTTTCCG ATGCTCCAGTGGACGACTGAAAAGTCTTTTCTTCAGACATCTGCCCGTGCTTAGCTGGCTTCCCAAGTACAATTTCAGGCAGAATCTTGtatgtgatgtcatcagtggAGTCAGCGCAGGCACAATTCAGGTTCCACAGG GCATGGCCTTTGCTCTTTTGGCCAATTTACCACCAGTCAATGGACTTTATTCATCTTTCTTTCCTCTTATTCCATACTTCTTCATGGGTACAGCCCACCAGATGGTACCAG GTACTTTTGCTGTGCTGAGTATCATGGTGGGTATAGTATGTCTGCAGCTGGCACCTGAATCAGATTATAGCTATTTTAACACAACTCTCAATGCCACCATAGTAGATGAGCAGAAGATGAATGAGGCTCGATTGGCCATATCAGGCACCTTGGCTTGTTTGACTGCCATTATACAG ATTGGTCTTGGTATGATGCAGTTTGGATTTGTGGCCATATACCTATCTGAGTCATTTGTTAGGGGATTTATGACAGCTGCTGGGCTGCAGATCCTCATATCTGTGCTTAAGTACATATTTGGGATCATAGTACCACCATACAGTGGTCCTCTGGCTATAATTTAT acCCTCATAGACATATGTAAAGGCCTGCCCAGAACCAACATAGCTTCTCTTGTGTTTGCACTTGCCAGCAGCGTGGTGCTAATAATAGTAAAAGAACTCAGCACTCGCTACCGTCATAAAATCCCCTACCCTATTCCCATAGAGATAATTGTT GTGGTGGTCGCCACTGCCCTCTCTGGGCCACTGGATCTGCCTGAGAAGTACCACATTGATGTTGTGGGAGAAATCCCTTTGGG ATTTCCTTCCCCAATCCTGCCTAGAGTGTTGGAGTGGGGGGAAATGTTAAGTACAGCTTTCTCACTGGCCATTGTGGGATATGTCATCAATTTGGCAATGGGCCGGACGCTGGCCACCAAACATGGTTATGATGTGGATCCCAATCAG GAAATGCTAGCTTTGGGCTTCAGTAATCTCCTGGGTGGTTTCTTTAAGATTCATGTTATCTGCTGTGCTCTGTCTGTCACACTTGCTGTGGACAGTGCAGGAGGTTCCTCACAG TTTGCCAGTCTGTGTGTTATGGTAGTTGTCATGGTCACTATGCTGGCTCTTGGGGCTTTTCTAAAACCACTCCCTAAG TCAGTATTAGGAGCTCTCATAGCTGTTAATTTGAAGAACACACTACTGCAGATCTCGGATCCATACTATCTCTGGAAGAAGAACAAACTAGACTGT tGTGTTTGGGTTGTCTCTTTCCTGGCAACCTTCTTCCTGAGTCTGCCTTATGGTGTTGCTATTGGGGTGAGCTTCTCCATTCTGGTAGTCATTTTCCAGACTCAATT TCGTAATGGCTCTGAAATGGCTCAAGTCTTGGATACAGACCTGTACAAGAACCCTAAAGTGTACCAAAAG atAAAAGCTATTGAAGGTGTGAAAATAGTGAGTTACTGCTCACCTCTTTACTTTGCCAATGCAGAGATATTTCGACGAAAGGTTATCAAAAAA ACTGGGCTTGATCCAGGCAAAATGATTCTGGCCAGGAAGAAGTTTCTGAAAAAACAACAGGAGAAAGAAAAccaagaaataaaagcaaagcaTAGTCAGGAGAAGGCAGCTGCCAGAAAGAGGAAAGTGAGCTCTCTAGTTACCATGAAGGTGCAG ACTATTTCACAAATTGATCTGCAGAGTGACTTTTACACGGTTGGTGTAGGCAGCGATAATATGCCTATGAGTTACATCAATCCATACTGTGATATCATTAACCCCGCTGACCAGCTTCCAGAGAAAGTGTCTGCCAGCTCCCCTCCTGTTATGATGGAGATGCAGCCTGTCCCTTTTCATACGCTTATCTTGGACCTGGGGGGAGTCTGTTTCATCGATCTGATGGGCATTAAAGTTCTTACCAAG ATGAGCAACACATATAGTATGCTGGGGATTAGACTATATTTAGCAAATGTGCAAG CTCAGGTATTTGAAGAGCTTGAGGCTGGAGGAGGGTTTGAGGAGAGCCGTATTACTCCTAATCACATATTCCTCTCAGTCCATGATGCAATCCTTTTTGCCCAGCACAAGTCACTGACTCCCGTAACTACGGAACAG GAAGACAAGACAAGGGTAAAATTGGCATTTGATATAGAAGATGAACAGGATCTGGAGCAG gaaCTCTTCTGA
- the slc48a1a gene encoding LOW QUALITY PROTEIN: heme transporter hrg1-B (The sequence of the model RefSeq protein was modified relative to this genomic sequence to represent the inferred CDS: substituted 1 base at 1 genomic stop codon) → MCQSAVWFGLYRLSGVLALWVLLTHIMXLQEYLGTWLKGLKLFIDHYTKIFYLSCVWSFLTLTWVFLLCLYSYRYNQKLARLTKQEYMK, encoded by the exons ATGTGTCAATCAGCTGTATGGTTTGGTCTTTACCGGCTATCAG gaGTGCTAGCCCTTTGGGTGCTGCTAACACACATAATGTAGCTTCAGGAATACTTGGGCACATGGCTGAAGGGACTTAAACTCTTCATTGATCATT ACACCAAGATTTTTTACCTGTCCTGTGTGTGGAGCTTCTTGACACTGACATGGGTGTTTCTTCTTTGCTTGTATTCTTATCGTTACAATCAAAAGTTAGCAAGGCTCACCAAACAGGAATACATGAAATAG